Genomic window (Nitrospirales bacterium LBB_01):
GACAGGATAGCAGCGTTGAAAGCTAAAAAGAAAATCCAGCAGCACGCTATGCAAAGGGCAGTCGTAGATGTGGGAAAAACGAGTACAAAGCCGGGGCAGCATGTCTCAGGAACAGGGCAAGGAGCGATGCCATCTACCGGTAACGTCATAACGGATGAGTATGCGGCTACGGTCAGCGCTCACATCAAGAAAAGATGGGTATATCCTGAGGCTGGGAAAAAAGGACTGCTCGCTGTGGTTACATTTACTATAAAGAGGAACGGCCAAATAGAAAACATACAGCTCGAAAAGAAATCAGGAAATACATTCTATGACCGCTCTGCGCTTGCAGCTGTTACAAAGTCTGTTCCTTTGCCACAGCCGCCTTATGATAATTTTGAATTAGGTATAAACTTTAAGGATGATTTATAATAATTTTATGGGGGATACAGTTTGACTACGAGAAAGATGTTTATGGAAGGTTTTTTCTTAACAGTTCTTGTTTTGATTTTTTACGCAAGTGCCGATGCAAGGCTCTATGTGGACATAACATCACCAGGAATGAGGAAATTGCCTATTGCCGTTCAGGACTTTCCTGGACTTCTGGAGGGTAAAGAGGTCTCAGACACTGTGGAGTCTGATTTGGGTTTCACCGGTGTGTTTGCAATGCTGGATAAGTCCAGACAGGTAGAGGGTCCAGGGTCGCCTTTCAGCCCCAACAACTGGAGACCGCTTGGTGTGGATGCCGTTGTAAAAGGTACCCTTGAGATGAACCCAAACGGTGAGATGAGTGCCACTGTAACCGTGTATGATGTTACAGAGGCAAACACAATGATGAAAAAACAATATGTAACAAGAAAGGATTTGATAAGACCCCTTGCTCACCGCATAGCCGATGACATATATGAGGCAATAACCGGTCAAAAGGGGATTTTCAGCTCAAAAATCGCCTTTGCAGGTCAGACTGGAGAAGGACGCTCTATTTTCCTTATGGACTATGACGGAGAGAGGATGAAAAAGATAGTGAGCCGCGGCAGTATCACGATGAAACCCCACTGGGCGCCTGATGGTAAAAAATTAGCCTACTCATCACTTAGAAACGGTAAATGGGGGATTTTCATGCTGGATTTTGACAGCGCTACGGAATCTTCTTTCTTCTCTTCACCGGGAACCAACCTTGCCGGAGATTTTACACCGGATGGTAAGTATCTTCTTTTGTCGTCATCAAGCAAAGGCTCCCCAGACATTTACATGCTGCATATTACAACGAAAGTCTTAAGCCGCATCACTTATTCTGACGGCATAGAGGTCTCCCCTTCACCCTCCCCTGACGGCAGCAGAATTGTGTTTGTATCTGACAAAAGCACGACCCCGCAAATATACACTATGCTGCTTGACGGCACAGACGTAAGGAGAATATCCTATGAAGGTAATTATAGCACGTCCCCTGAGTGGTCTCCGGCAGGGGACAAGATTGTGTTTGCCTCAATACGGGGAGGACAGTTCCAGATATTTACGGTAAATCCAGACGGCGGCGCACTGACTCAGTTAACACATGAGGGGACAAACGATGAGCCTTCTTTTTCGCCGGATGGCAGATACATTACCTTCACATCTACGCGTGACGGCGCAAAGGGTGTATATATAATGAATGCAGACGGACAACAGCAAAGGAGAATAACTCCAAGAAACATAAGGGCCTTTGGCCCTTCATGGTCACATTAAACCTAAGGGGGATCACTGATGAAATATTTAGTATTACTTTTGTCGCTTTTAGTATTTGCAGCAGGGTGTGCAAGCGACTCCAAAGTGAAAGATGACAGCCAAAGACTTAAAAATGTAAAAACACAAAATACAGACGATGGCATTTCAATCAACAAAGAGGGGATAAGTGATAAGTCCTTAACAGATGAGCAGTTGAGAAATGTAATGAATACAATCTTTACTGATGTACATTTTCCATACAACAAGTATGATATATTAGACGAGGACAAGGCGTCTTTGAGGCTAAAAACGGACTGGCTGCTAAAACATCCCTCTGTTACGCTTATCATAGAGGGGCATTGTGATGACAGAGGCTCAAGCGAATATAACCTGGCTCTGGGAGATCAAAGGGCAATGTCGGTTAAAAACTATATGGTATCTCTTGGAGTTCCGGCCGACAGAATAGATACCATGAGTTTAGGCAAAGAAAAACCTATTTGCACCGAAGAGAACGAAAGCTGCTGGGGAATGAACAGAAGGGCTCACTTCATTTTAAACAGATAGCATAGGAGGACAACATTTTGCGTTTAAAATTTTTGAAAGTATGCGCTGTTGTCTCTTTGGCGGCTTTGTGTGCTTGTGCGCAGGACGGTGAGTACAGCACAATGAAAAATGAGATTATCGAACTGAGAAAAGTCCAACTTGGACAAAAACAGGAGATAACCGAAATTCAAAAACGCTTATCAATGACAGACACGTCAAAGACAGGAGCAAAGACCGATGTTCTTTCAGCAATAAGAGAAAATCAGGAGACACTGAACTCAAAAGTGGTACATCTGACCAGAGAGCTTCAACAGTTGTCAGGGCGATTTGATGAGAGGAAGTACTATGATGACAGAATGTTTGCTGAGACAAAAACAGACAGAGATGTGCTTAAGGCGCAGCTGGAGGCGCTTGAAAATGAGATAAAGGTGATTCAAGGAAAGCCTGTGACGGCACCCCAGCAAAAGTCGCCGCAAGTTGCACAGACTCAAGTTGCACAAACGCCACCGCCTGCGCAGCTAAAGCCCCAGGAAACCCCTCCTCCTCAGCAGCAGCAACAAGTTGCCGCTAAACCTGAGGACACAGCCGACACTAAAACTCTCTATGAGGATGCCTACAAAGACCTCCTCTCTGGCAAACCAAAAGAGGCACGAGATAAATTTAATCGGGTTATAAAAGATTTTCCGGCAAGCCCGTTTGTGCCAAATTGTCACTTCTGGATAGCTGATTCGTACTTCAAAGAGGGAAACTATGAGGATGCGATATTGGGGTTTGATGTTGTGATAAAAAAATACCCAAGCAGCACTAAGGTTCCCGGAGCAAAGTTAAAACAGGCAATGGCATTTAACGAACTCAAGGACACAAAAACTGCCAAGACCATTCTTCATCAGCTAATTGAGGAGCATCCACAGTCAAAGGAGGCTGAACAGGCCAAGCAATTACTTGAAAAAATCGGTGGCACTGATACCAGCAAAACTGATGTAAAAAAACTGCCAGCGAAAATTGATAAGAAGACAGATAAGAAAAAATTGACCACCGATACTCAAAAGACAAAGAAAAAGACTACTACCGATGTTAAGAAAAAAACAGATGACGAGTGACCGTTTGCAGATGTGCTGCGGTATAAATAAAAGTTGAAAAAAGTGGTTTTTTGTAGTATAATAACGTTGTATTATGCCGATGTGGTGGAACTGGTAGACACGCACGTTTGAGGGGCGTGTAGGGTAACCTATGGGGGTTCGAGTCCCCCCGTCGGCAGTGTCCTTGAAAATCTATTAAGAACAGTATATTTATATTAACCCGAAGGTACTATTGCCAAGCCTTCTCCATCGCTTATATAAACCAAAATAATATAAATGTAATTGCCCATGCCCTTAGCTCCGCAAAGAAAAAACTGGATTCCTGCCTTCGCAGGAATGACAAAAAAAAGAAATGGACCCCCCTTTGTCATTCCCGCCTCCGAGCGGGAATCCAGTCCTTTTTAATGTATCTTTAGCAGACATAAAACTATGTACCTGAGTTAAGTATATAAGCATTTAAATTTAATTGGCATTTAAGTTACAATATGCGCTAATGAAATGAAGACTATTTTTAAAATTCTCCTGATTTCTATTTTGGTGCTATGTTCAAGCACCCTTGCGCTGTCATGGACTGATGACAACGATGAGAAGGTGCTTTCCATGTATTTTAAAAAGGAGTATTTGGTTATAACTCCTACCAGGTATCTTAAGTCAACATCTCAGGTGGCTGAAAACATTGCAGTAATCACCGCTTCAGACATAGAGGCAATTGGAGCCGTTACTCTTGCCGATGTTTTAAAATATGTTGTCGGCATACAAGCATTGATGATTCCAGGCGGGATAGGTGTGGAGTCACACATTCAAGGCACAGAGACAACAAATCACGTGCGAGTCATAATAGACGGAGTGACTTTAAATGATATATCTTTGGGCACTATCACTTTACAGAGCATTCCTGTGGAAAATATAGAAAGAATAGAAATTATTAAGGGGCCTGCCTCCGCCGCATGGGGCTCCTCGCTTGGCGGTATCATTAACATTATAACGAAGGACAGTTACAGTGAAAAACCAATCAGTGTGAAACTTCAGGGTTCTTATGGATTCTATAAAACCCAGGATGACCGTGCAGCGCTAAACGGTACTGTTGGCCCCATAGGGTATTACGTGTTTTATGGCAGGCAATATTCTGATGGATATAATTCTGAGCTTTTAAACGATCAGCACAACTTCTACACTAAACTAAAAGTTGCTTTATCAGAAAATACAGTTATGAGGTTCACTCTTGGGTATAAGAAGGTCTCAAATGAGCCAATTAAACCTGAACTTGTAGATTTTAACAATTCTTTATTTATAGTGGACCCCATTGTCAAGACCACTTTTTAGTGGACTTAAGGTATAGCCCTCTAAGAGGGTATTTAGTCTGTTAGTATAAGGGTAAGGGATAGGGTAATGCATCCTTACGCCGCCATCGCAAAATCAGAGCTTTTATAAACCTCGGCAGGTGTTTTGCCTCTAAGCGTAGAATGCGGACGCTCATTGTTATAAAAATCAAAATAGCTCCTTAGCGCTTTAATCAACTCATCAACAGTTTCATAATCTTTTATATAAACCTCCTCATACTTGACACTGCGCCACAGCCGCTCAATCATGATATTATCCATAGCCCGTCCTCTGCCATCCATACTTATCCGAATCCCATTGCTCTGAAGCACATTGATAAACGCTGCCCCTGTATACTGGCTGCCTTGATCTGTGTTGAATATCTCAGGACTGCCATAGAGCCTAAGGGCTCGCTCAAGGCTACTTACGCAAAAACCATCATCCATTGTCACTGACACCTCCCATGACAGCACATAGCGGCTATACCAGTCCATTACTGCTGTCAGATACACAAAGCCATGTCTCATTCGAATATACGTTATATCACTGCACCAGACTTGGTTGATGATAGTAATATCTAATAATCGCAGTAGATAAGGGTAAACTTTATGTTGCTTATTCCGTACTGTCGTTCTTTTTCTGGGTGCTATAGATACAAGACCCATCAACATCATCAAACGCTTTACTCGCTTGCGATTTACTTTATATCCTGCTCGGAAAAGAATGTAAACCATTGTGCGGCTTCCATACCATGGATGCATTGTGTACTGCTCATCTATTGCCCTCATCACCTTCAAATTCTCCTCGCTCTCCGGTACTGCCTGACGATAATAACTGGAGCGTGGAAGGCTTAGCAGGTTACACTGCTGACGAATACTCAATTCCTTATTTGCTGGCTCTATCATCGCTCGTTTCTCACTTACCGTTGCGCAAGTAACAGGCTCTTTTTTTTTAGCCAGTCCACTTCTACTTGCAACTTCCCTATTTGACTATATAACCGCTCTCGCTCTGATTCATATGCCGCCTGAGAATTTTCTTGCACTCCATTAAATAACGTTGACGCCCCTTCTACTAAATGCTTTTTCCATTCATTCACCTGGTTCACATGAATATCAAATTCCTGCGCTATCTCATTGGCTGTCCTCTGACCTTTGAGCGCTTCTATTGCTACTTTTGCTTTGTACTCTTTGCCAAACTTCCGTCTGTTTTTCATTTTATCCTCCCATTCATTACAACCAGCTCTATCTTAACTGATTGTCTCATATTTGGGATCCACTATAATTTACTACACTTAGCATAAACTCCAAACTAAGTGAATCAGTTGACCTTAACGTTTCACTAAGGAACTCAGCGTTTGACCATGATGTCGTGATGAGAGGTGGAAACGAGATTGTAAGTGAAAACGACTATGGCGCAACTGTAAACGTCAAATGGAGTGCTTACGGGCACTCAGTTGTGACCGGCGGCGATTACGATTACCAAACTCTTAAGACAGACACATTGGAGGGAGGCAAGGCTAATTTTAAAAAGTGGGCGGTTTTTGTCAACGATACCATTCCGGTTAGTAAATTTACTATAACGCCCGGCATCAGATACGACTGGCTCACACAGGGCGGAGCATTTGTAAGTCCCGGGTTTGGAGTCACATACGATTTAGGTAAAACGACCATCCTGCGGTTTTTCGTAACCAGAGGGTTTAACTCCGTCCCTGCCAAGTACTCCTTAGTAACTATAAAAGCTGGGGATTCCTCTTATCTCGCAAATCCAGACTTAAAAGTAGAAAAGGTGCTCTCTTATCAGGCAGGGATAGAAAGCGGCATACTAAAATACCTGTGGTTTAAGACATCTCTTTTCAGGCATGACGTCTGGGATGCTTTTACTATGAAAACAGTATCGTCAAACACCTATCAGATGCAAAACGACATGAGACAAATCCGTCAGGGGTTTGAGATAGAAACTGAAACTGTACCGATTTATCATACAATCATTACTTTGGGCTTTACGTTTACCGATACAAAAGATGAGGATACCGGACAGAAAGTTGAAGATACACCTCAATACAGTTATGATTTAGGAGTTGAATACCGCAACCCTAAAGTTTTAAACGCTTCACTAAAAGGCCACTATATCAGATGGTACTATAACCCCTCCAAATACGATAATTACTACACATTTTTGGGAAATAACGCCATGATTTTTGATATTAATCTCACCAAAGACGTATATAGAGATAATAATGTGAATGTGGGACTTTTTGTAAAGGGTAACAATATTTTTAATGACTCCCTTATTTTCTATGCCAACCGTCTCTACAACGGACGCATAATCTATGGCGGCGTAAAGGTAAGCTTCTGATATTAATCAGCTTAGGGTAATTGACATTTAACGTCAGATAATTTACAATCACCGCATGGGCGAAGAGTTGAAGATTCTGGTGTTGATTCATGACCAGAGGGGTCTTGATTTTGCAAAAGGAACTCTCAGCTATATGGGTTATCCGCAGGTTGCAGGAGTAACAAAGCCGCTAAGTGTTTTCAATATCCTTAAAACTGAACACTACGAGATACTTATGGCAGATTATTTCACTGTTATCTCCTATGAGGAAAATTTTTTTAAAGAGCTAAGAGAACACTACAGCATAAGAGTTATTCTTCTTATAGACGCTGAGATGGAGGCCTCTGACCTTAAAAAAATGTACAAAGAGGGAGTCAGTGCGGTTTTGCAGTATCCGTATCAGATTGAAGACGTTAAAAAAGCAATAGACGATGCAATCAGAAGTGTCCCCATGGCAATAACCAAGACTATCAGAAAAATCCGCGATCTGGATTTCTTTTCCTTTCTCACCGACGAGGAGTTGATGACTCTTTTGAGAATTTCCAAATGCAGAAAGTATGCCGAGGGAGATTTGATTTTTGACGAGGGACAGCCTGGTGACAGGTTTTACGTGATAGTGGATGGTGTTGTAAGCATTTCAAAAAAAATCGGCAAAAAACGCGAAGAGACCCTTGCAAGACTAAAAAGAGGTAGTTGCTTTGGTGAGATGGCTATTTTGGACGGCCAGCCTCGTTCTGCTAAAGCTAAAGCTTTTGACGATGTAATTTTACTGGAATTTGACAAACGCATCATGGTGGGCTATGACGATATTATAACACTGAAGCTGTTTAAGAAACTTGCCCATATCTTTAGCAAAAGACTCAGAGGGGCAACCACTAAAATCAAGGAAATGGTTCTCACCTCTCATGCCAAAGATGGTTTAGCTGACACTCCCGTCCTGTGATGCGTTTAATTCTATAGTAAAGACGGCGCCATCTCCCCTGTTTGACGCAGTGAGCCTGCCGCCCATGTTTTTCTCTATTATCGTCCTTGACATGTACATACCAATGCCTGTGCCCTTTTTATCATCTTTTGTTGTAAAGTAGGCGTCAAACACTTTTCCCAAAGCCGCCTCTGAGATGCCGCCGCCGTTGTCGCTTATTTCCACTACAACCCGATTATCTGAGCACCATCCGGTTATATCTATCCTGCCCTTTATGCGGGAGTTTGTCGCTGCTCGATTTCCTTCAATGGCATCACGTGCATTATTAATTATATTAAAAATCACCTGCTTAAACTCGTTAGCAAATCCTTCAACCTCTATCACTGAATTGTCATTAAAGTCTAAATTCACTGTTATCCCAACGTTTTTCAGCATGGTTTCAAAAAGAAGGAGAGTCTCTTTAATTGACTGAACTATATTAAAAAGCTCTTTTTTCTTAGAGGGTTTTAGAAAATTTCTGAAAGCCTCAATTGCTTTTGACATAAAATCTATCTGGCTCACTGATTCTTCTACGGACTTATTCAAATAGTCGCTGTCAAGCTCTCCGTCAGCGAAGGCATCCTGAAGGTCATACAGTATGAGAGATATAACATTAAGGGGCTGTCGCCACTGGTGGGCTATTGCGCCTATCATCTCTCCTATGGCAGCCATCTTAGACTGCTGCACTAAGAGCAGTTCCTGTTCTGAGGCAAGATTTTTAAATAAATCGTGGCTTTCCTTAAATGCTCTCTCTGTATAAGCCAGCTCTGCACATCGTGTTAGCGCCTCAAGAAGCTTGTCGGTGTTGATTGGTTTTATACGTACTGACTGACGCCAACCTCTATTGATTCAATAAGCATGTCTTTGTCACTGAAGGCAGTGGTGATAATCACCTGAACTTTTGGATTTTCTTTCTTTATTTCCCGAACCATAGTGAGACCGTTCATCTTTGGCATACGAATGTCGGTTATCACAATATCAGGCCGGTATGCTAAATAAATATCCAGTCCCTCTTTGCCGTTTGATGCCATATAGAGATTGCGGCAAAGTCCCGTTAGCGACTCTCCCACGCTTAGCCGCACAGCAGCCTCATCCTCCACATACAGAACACTCATCTCATCTAATATTACACGTCGGTCGTTGTCAGACATTATTCCTTACACATTTCCATTGAATATCTCACCACGTTTACATCACAAACTGACACTATCCCCTCCTTAAGCATATCGTCTATCGCCTGAAGCGCTCTTTCCATTTTATCCTCCGTCTCAACAATAACCATAAGCACCGGCAGACCGTCAGTCAGAGAAAAAAATCTGTGCTTGTGGATCTCCTTGTGACTACCGTATCCGGTAATGCCCTTGAAAACTGTTACACCGGTAATCTCCTCCATGGCAAACCTTTTTAAGAGCGCTTCAGTCATGGGCTGCCCCTCCCACTTATCGTTTTCATTTATCATTATCTGAAGCACCTTTGCTGCGTATCGGGTACTTATGCGTTTAGTAGTGTCCGATATTTCCGGCGCTACGGCACGCTTTTCCCATTTGACTATCTCAGTGTCACTGATTTCAATAAGCCCTTTGTCAACAATCAGGTAAATATCGGGAAGCACACTGTTTATTGCTGCCTGCGTGTCAATTGCTTCTATTTTTATGGGAAGGTTTTCAGAAAGTTCAAGTATTTTTGACGTGTGAACCACTGCTCCTCTGCCAAACCCCGCAGTACCCTTAAAGAGAGTGACACCGTTTATTCCCTTCTTTAAAAAAAGCTCTATAACTACCTCATACACGGGCTTATCTCCGTATTTTTCATTTTCATCCACGTAGATGGTTAGTTTTTTAGCAGCTCCTTTAATAATCATAACTATTTCTCACTCCTCATATAAGTTTAGCAAGTGTTTCCCCTAACTTTAAGGCGATAAAGCCGACCACTACGCTTAATACCACATTTAAAGCGGCGTAGAGAAACTCCCCGCCCCTCAGTAACTGCCCTGTTTCATACTCAAAGGTGGAAAACGTTGTATATGCTCCAAGAAATCCCACTGCAAGAAACAACCTCCACTGGGGATTAACCATATACTTTTCCGCACAAATTGCCATTACCAACGCTATAAAGAAACTTCCGCTTACATTTATGAATAGTGTCCCCCATGGGAAACTGCTCCCAAAGCGCCTCCCAATCCAACCGCCTAAGGCGTAACGGGCAACGGCTCCAAGAAACCCGCCCATGCCTACTATTAAATAACTTTTGTACACATTATTTGTCTTGTTTAGTTTATAATATTTTAGCATTTTAATTAAAAGAAAGGGGTAATCTTAAAACTAAGTGAAAGTTTCATTAAAAGACAGAGAGGGGCTGTTGGGTCTGGCATATCTGCTTTCTGTGATAACAGTGTTTTATAACATCATAGAGGGAGTGGTATCTGTCTATTTTGGACTTGATGATGACACAATGTCTCTTTTTGGGTTTGGGCTGGATTCCTTTGCCGAGGTGGTTTCCGGCATAGGGATATGGCACATGGTCGTGCGGATGAAAGGAGACGCCGGTTCAAACACTATTACACAGGATGCTTTTGAAGAGACAGCTTTAAAAGTAACCGGCAGGGCTTTCTACGTTTTAGCGGCTGGACTTGCCATTACTTCTGTTTATAACTTTATAGCTGGTAAAAAACCGGTTACAACAATAGCAGGAATAGTGGTGGCAATTGTTTCCATTGTCTCAATGCTCTCGCTTATTCACTACAAGACCAGAGTCGGAAAGGCACTTGGTTCTGAGGCAATACTATCCGATGCCGCCTGCACACGCACATGTCTGTATCTGTCGGTAGTGCTGCTTGCAGCAAGTGTTGGCTATGAGGTTACAAAAATAGCCGGATTGGATAGTATCGGAGCCATTGCCATAGCTGCTTTTTCAGTTAAAGAGGGTAAAGAGGCGCTTGATAAGGCTAAAAACAAGGGTGTTTGTGCTTGCTCATCTTGCGGCTGTAGTAAATAACTATTTAATGTTTTTTACCAAATATTACACCTGTACATAAATCCTCAAGATAGGTTATAATGGCAGTGATTTTTTTGATGTGGAATATTTTTTTATTTTTTTGCTAAAATTGATGTCTGACAGAATTAAGCAGACAAGTGGAGGTGTAAGAGCCTAA
Coding sequences:
- a CDS encoding OmpA family protein, which codes for MKYLVLLLSLLVFAAGCASDSKVKDDSQRLKNVKTQNTDDGISINKEGISDKSLTDEQLRNVMNTIFTDVHFPYNKYDILDEDKASLRLKTDWLLKHPSVTLIIEGHCDDRGSSEYNLALGDQRAMSVKNYMVSLGVPADRIDTMSLGKEKPICTEENESCWGMNRRAHFILNR
- a CDS encoding cation transporter, with the protein product MKVSLKDREGLLGLAYLLSVITVFYNIIEGVVSVYFGLDDDTMSLFGFGLDSFAEVVSGIGIWHMVVRMKGDAGSNTITQDAFEETALKVTGRAFYVLAAGLAITSVYNFIAGKKPVTTIAGIVVAIVSIVSMLSLIHYKTRVGKALGSEAILSDAACTRTCLYLSVVLLAASVGYEVTKIAGLDSIGAIAIAAFSVKEGKEALDKAKNKGVCACSSCGCSK
- a CDS encoding DUF190 domain-containing protein, whose protein sequence is MIIKGAAKKLTIYVDENEKYGDKPVYEVVIELFLKKGINGVTLFKGTAGFGRGAVVHTSKILELSENLPIKIEAIDTQAAINSVLPDIYLIVDKGLIEISDTEIVKWEKRAVAPEISDTTKRISTRYAAKVLQIMINENDKWEGQPMTEALLKRFAMEEITGVTVFKGITGYGSHKEIHKHRFFSLTDGLPVLMVIVETEDKMERALQAIDDMLKEGIVSVCDVNVVRYSMEMCKE
- a CDS encoding TonB-dependent receptor: MKTIFKILLISILVLCSSTLALSWTDDNDEKVLSMYFKKEYLVITPTRYLKSTSQVAENIAVITASDIEAIGAVTLADVLKYVVGIQALMIPGGIGVESHIQGTETTNHVRVIIDGVTLNDISLGTITLQSIPVENIERIEIIKGPASAAWGSSLGGIINIITKDSYSEKPISVKLQGSYGFYKTQDDRAALNGTVGPIGYYVFYGRQYSDGYNSELLNDQHNFYTKLKVALSENTVMRFTLGYKKVSNEPIKPELVDFNNSLFIVDPIVKTTF
- a CDS encoding HAMP domain-containing histidine kinase, whose amino-acid sequence is MQQSKMAAIGEMIGAIAHQWRQPLNVISLILYDLQDAFADGELDSDYLNKSVEESVSQIDFMSKAIEAFRNFLKPSKKKELFNIVQSIKETLLLFETMLKNVGITVNLDFNDNSVIEVEGFANEFKQVIFNIINNARDAIEGNRAATNSRIKGRIDITGWCSDNRVVVEISDNGGGISEAALGKVFDAYFTTKDDKKGTGIGMYMSRTIIEKNMGGRLTASNRGDGAVFTIELNASQDGSVS
- the ybgF gene encoding tol-pal system protein YbgF; protein product: MRLKFLKVCAVVSLAALCACAQDGEYSTMKNEIIELRKVQLGQKQEITEIQKRLSMTDTSKTGAKTDVLSAIRENQETLNSKVVHLTRELQQLSGRFDERKYYDDRMFAETKTDRDVLKAQLEALENEIKVIQGKPVTAPQQKSPQVAQTQVAQTPPPAQLKPQETPPPQQQQQVAAKPEDTADTKTLYEDAYKDLLSGKPKEARDKFNRVIKDFPASPFVPNCHFWIADSYFKEGNYEDAILGFDVVIKKYPSSTKVPGAKLKQAMAFNELKDTKTAKTILHQLIEEHPQSKEAEQAKQLLEKIGGTDTSKTDVKKLPAKIDKKTDKKKLTTDTQKTKKKTTTDVKKKTDDE
- the tolB gene encoding Tol-Pal system beta propeller repeat protein TolB — translated: MTTRKMFMEGFFLTVLVLIFYASADARLYVDITSPGMRKLPIAVQDFPGLLEGKEVSDTVESDLGFTGVFAMLDKSRQVEGPGSPFSPNNWRPLGVDAVVKGTLEMNPNGEMSATVTVYDVTEANTMMKKQYVTRKDLIRPLAHRIADDIYEAITGQKGIFSSKIAFAGQTGEGRSIFLMDYDGERMKKIVSRGSITMKPHWAPDGKKLAYSSLRNGKWGIFMLDFDSATESSFFSSPGTNLAGDFTPDGKYLLLSSSSKGSPDIYMLHITTKVLSRITYSDGIEVSPSPSPDGSRIVFVSDKSTTPQIYTMLLDGTDVRRISYEGNYSTSPEWSPAGDKIVFASIRGGQFQIFTVNPDGGALTQLTHEGTNDEPSFSPDGRYITFTSTRDGAKGVYIMNADGQQQRRITPRNIRAFGPSWSH
- a CDS encoding response regulator gives rise to the protein MSDNDRRVILDEMSVLYVEDEAAVRLSVGESLTGLCRNLYMASNGKEGLDIYLAYRPDIVITDIRMPKMNGLTMVREIKKENPKVQVIITTAFSDKDMLIESIEVGVSQYV
- a CDS encoding cyclic nucleotide-binding domain-containing protein, coding for MKILVLIHDQRGLDFAKGTLSYMGYPQVAGVTKPLSVFNILKTEHYEILMADYFTVISYEENFFKELREHYSIRVILLIDAEMEASDLKKMYKEGVSAVLQYPYQIEDVKKAIDDAIRSVPMAITKTIRKIRDLDFFSFLTDEELMTLLRISKCRKYAEGDLIFDEGQPGDRFYVIVDGVVSISKKIGKKREETLARLKRGSCFGEMAILDGQPRSAKAKAFDDVILLEFDKRIMVGYDDIITLKLFKKLAHIFSKRLRGATTKIKEMVLTSHAKDGLADTPVL
- the crcB gene encoding fluoride efflux transporter CrcB gives rise to the protein MLKYYKLNKTNNVYKSYLIVGMGGFLGAVARYALGGWIGRRFGSSFPWGTLFINVSGSFFIALVMAICAEKYMVNPQWRLFLAVGFLGAYTTFSTFEYETGQLLRGGEFLYAALNVVLSVVVGFIALKLGETLAKLI